The DNA segment aaataaaatttgactTGCAAAAAACTATGGTGTCAAAGGTAACCTATTTAAGCTACTGTATCCATTATGGAACATACAGGATTTACACaatatttgagaaataattGAAGTTACTTAAAACTGCAATGATGCAATCCACTGTGCTAGTAATTTGCTAATTCAGAAACTTGTGTGTGTGCCTTAAAATGATTCAAtgtgtgtgtttctttaaatctgtttacaaatactggaaaaggaaaatactgtctCTACAAAGTGCTGAGTTCCTATTCTTCTTCTGAATgccaatgcaaaaaaaatcaggatgtTAAAAGAGCTTCCAAACATTTTGCAGGATCACACCCAAGAACGGTTTAGAGACTGTGATCACCTGTATAAAAGGAACTCAGAATTAAGTTACAACAGCTGTGATAGGATGGTTTTCAAAACTGTCTTCATTGAAGTCTCTTTAAATGATGGCATCATGTTCATCACTGTAACAGAAACACAGTAATTAAAGTTCTGAAGTACAAGCAACAGTCAACATGAGAACCCACCACCCAGCTGCTACTAAGGTCTTGTTTGTGGACAAGGGACATCTTGCTGGGAAGGGCTAAGGACACACTGACCTGGGAACTACAGTCCTCTCTGAGACAAGCCTGAAGTAAACAGAACAATTTCATTGTCAACACTCCTCCAGCTTCATTAGCCTTATTACCATCCTGGctttcacatttcatttaattattttcaggtCTGCTTTTGCTCAGGCATTTTTATCCTATCTATCTTACCTATATCTAGTAGTAACAGCCAGTTTACAAGCTCAGTGAAGGGCTTCCTTCGTTTTTAAAGGTATTGTTGATCTGAATTCTTCAATATCCATTCGAACACTACTATGGGTAAACAGCAGGGAATGGCCGAATTCCTTGACCAGCAAGCAGGAATCAAGATGGAGAGAAAATACAAGGCCTAAAGACTAGCATGCCCAATAAGTCTAATGACATCACTCAAAACAAGCTTCTCAACTGAGATGGATGATAcgaacaggaaaaagaaaagcaacagtttTAAGCATTTCTGGTTCTTAAACTAAATGTGGGACAAGGAGGCAAGTATGGAAGCCTGGAGGAAACTGAATAGAGCTGGGTATAAATGGCAACACCTGAATTTTGATTGAACTGTTGTTAGTGGTTAAAATAAGTCTACTTAAAGAATGTTAGACTGAATTGTGTGATTGCTTAGAGACAGACCAAATTAGAATCAAGTGTACGTTTGCTTAAAGCTTAGTATGAGTAGgccttgtttaaaaattaacataagTGAACTTCAAATGAACAATATTCACTAGCGTGGATAGCTGAACAGGGAGGAAATAGAGAACTGACAGATATATGAGAGGATGGACTTGCGTTGCACTTCTGTCAAGTTGCACAGAAGAGGGGGACACCCAACTAAGGCTGAAATAAactgattctgtgaaagaaccTAGGGTCTGAGCTCATCTTCACGGTCAAGGGCTACGACCACAAAGCCAAAAAACGTAGATCCCTCTCTGAaatgaatttcagaaagcaaggGGGTCCAGTCTGAAAGCTGTGGCTCAACAGAGAGAAACTCGACAGAGTGAGTGAGTGCACGTGTGTGAAAGAGTCAACTGGAGCACCCACCAGTTCACTGCAACCAGCCGCTGCCCACGGACCTCGCTCCTAGCAGTTAAAAGTCTTGGATGGCATGAGTGTGACTTGCAGTGTGTAGTGTCGGTGTGAATGCCGTGGTGAGATTTCTCCTATAACAACTATTCACTATAAAAGGAGTGAGATACGAGATGAAGTAAAAATTATAGATCTCTGACTGATACTGCACTCTCAGAAATGAATGCTGCAAAGAAGAGGAACAGAGTAGCTTCAAAAAGAAGAACTATATGCAAGACAAGACTGGAACTACTACCTCCTGTCACTGAATCTCATATCataaaggagaggagagaccaGTTGCCTGCAAGAAGTAGGTGGAGGAGAATCTGTTTAAATCAGTGTTTTTCAATTTGTCATCTCTATACAGTCTGAAGCCCACAGAGAACTTCTAAACGGTCTTGAAAAGGTAATTAAGAAAAGCAAGCTTGCTCTTAATAGGCTTGTATTCGCTGCACAGCATCTACACTCCACAGTGGAAATATCAACAGTCTGGAGCACAAAGAAGGTAGAAGTCATTGGTGTACACAGAGCGAGCTTCAGGAAGGATCTAGCCCATACCTTTCAATATCTACTGCACAGACTTCTTAATCAAAGGCTCTTAGCTGCCCCCACAGTAAGTGAATacaaaaagctgtttcatttgACAGATTTACCCTGATTTAGGATAATATGAACAATATGAAATGGCTAGTTCAGTTGCagattctatttttctttttatgggCTAGTGAAAAGTACTTAAATCAGGCTCATTGCACACTTTATGGACAGCTTTCTGGAGATGAAAAGAAGATAACACAGAAAACTAAGTATCAATCTACCAGTTGGCCCTGCCTATACTGCAAGGTGAGGTAAAAGTTTGAGTTCAAATATTGATAACAATCAAATACTCTGCTTTATAAAATATGAGTAATGGCCATATTGTCttccaaatgttttctgtgGCAATAAATGAATGAATCAATTCAACAGCGGTGGCTTAAGAATGTGGAATACTAGATGTCTGGTTCTAAAACTGGCTGCTCAAGCTAGACTTGAAGGTACACAAATGGTAACAGAGTTCCACCAAGATGTCATAGAGGTAATAGAAAAACAGAgctactgcaaaaaaattaatggcaAGGGGCAAGAAAATGCCAAAGAGCAAACTGACAAATTGAGTCCAGGAGAAAGCATTGGGAAGAACCAGAAGTCTTGCAAATTGCAGCAAACATTCCAAGGAAGTGTTTTCAAGGAAACATTAGCTATTTATGGAATAGTTAAAGGACAAGGATCCTGTAAAATTACAACATGATCTTATATAATAGATcagagaaaaaacccacacagaagAGAGACATAACAATAATAAGGAATAGCTGAAGTGGTAAAAGCCATAATATCACAGTCACATCtcttaatacattaaaaaaatgtatgcattAGAGTTCCTtctccttgttttgtttgtccTTGCTCCcctcaagaaagaaataatttgacaAGGGACAATCCCTTGGGAACTTACATGGTTCTGTACTGAATGCCTCTTCTAGAGTGATAAGTTTTGCATCCGATGTAGAGAATAACTAGGACTCCAAGCGTCAGCACAATGCCACCTACAAAACTGCCCAAATCAAATCTGGAGGTTTTGGCAGTGACAGCCTCAGATTTTGATGTGgctgaaaagaaggaaacaaaaggcaCTTCTTACAGAGTTTTCAAAATGGTGTTTCAACAGACTGCCCTGTATCTGGCCTTCTCCATCAATACCTCATCTAAAGACCCAATTAGACAAATTTAACATAGATCACCTAGCAAGATACTGGCCAAGCACACTGAAACTTACAGCCGTTATTAAAGTGCCAGattctggtactggaaggtcgctataaggtctccttggagctttctcttctccaggctgaacaagcccaactctcttagtctgtcctcgtatgggaggtgctccagccccctgatcatctttgtagccctcctctggacctgttacagcagctccatatccttcttatgttgaggattccagaactggaaacaatacCCTAGATGAGGTCTTGcaagagtggaatagagaggcagaatcccctccctcaacctgctggccacgcttcttttcaTACAGCCCAGGACATAACTGGCCTTccgggctgcgagcgcacactgctgcctcatgttgagcttctcatcaatcagcaaccccaagtccttctctgcaggactgctctcagtCAAGTCTTTATGAGCTTCTTGAAATGCAAACTCACCTGTTACAGAAGTGAAAGAAATCTTGGAAGTGGTCACCACCGTAATATTGAATTGTGATGATGTGACTGATGAAGCTGTGGTGGATCTTGTCGTCTGGTTGGTTTCTGTGGGCTGAGTTGTTGGGGTgacaggcacagtggtgttggtgGGCTGACCGGTACTGGCTAGATGAGTAGTATTGGTAGACACACCTGGGAAGTTTTTATTTGTGatatcacacagaaaaatacataaaaataataaactgtaTACTCATGGAATTCAACAAAATAGCATTAATCATGCCCAAACAGAATGACAGCGTAACAATGAAAGTGCCACTGCATGGATATCCAGGCTTACATACCAACTCCTCCCCTAGGAAACTCTTCTTTTGAAAATGCCTAACTTCTGATTTCTGGGGCTCAAGGGCAGGAACGGTTTAAAGGAAAGGCAGTAAAGAAAGCCTGGATAATATCTGATAATTTTTAGAAGGgtcgattttttttttataacactATTCAATTCAATACAATCATGTATTTTCAGTATTTGCAGATGGGTAAAACTCCGCATCAAGAGTAACCTCCCATTTGAAGCACTGAAATTGTCAGACAAATTTTTCTCATAAGAACAGATTTGCATGAGAATGCACGCCCCCATTTTAGgaactatttaatttttaatttacttttgaaTGAAGCACTGGCTTTACTAAGGCTGCATGTATATTAAACTTACCAATAAGAATTTATCTACGTTACACATAAGGTTCAAAAGGTTTTCCACACATGATAAAAGTCCAACTAATGTAAATCTGCTGGCTTGTGTAATTTACTTAGTAGCAAGCTGTTTTGCCAAGgttaaaaatattgcattttcaCAAGTTTTACTGACACCCAATGTTTAACTTTTACTCTGCTTTTACCTAACACTTGCTCTTTCCTCCTTAGAAAGCAGTAATGAActgttcagaataaaaatagcacAAAGTAAAATTCAAGAATAATAGAGATCGGTATTTATGGAAAAATCCTTAGAAACTTACTAGAAGGCAGCCAGCTAGAATGGTCTTAACAATAATTACCTATTTTTCTAATGAGGAACTAACTAGACAGCTGTCTACTTCTGTATTATTTCTATAATTTCACACAAGCTGGGTTAATTTTAAACAGGACAAAAGCTTTTCATTGAGGACATCCAAACGTCTAAATACACCCATGTTTTCTTGAAATTGCCTAAAACTAGAACAACTTAAGAACAGGTAGTTTCATCTCAATTTCACAGTAAATTAATCTTCAATTTCTGGGGCTTTTTTGTACAGCATCTAAAATACTTCTGTAATCTTCCTGTAACTGTTGAAATGTGAAAAAGTGAGCAGCCACACACCAAATGATGTCTTTACTAAGACTTAAGTATCACTGCTTCCAGTATGAATGTGAACACCAAAAAGttaataaaaccccaaaattgCAACAAAGTGAGCATTCAGAAAGGAACTGGCCTACACAACATTTTTCTTAGACCTTTAATATTAAAACTACCGACAGCCCAATACAGCCCCCATGgcaaatgttatttattttcctcttctttgacATTATCTTTTTTTGCCACAACAGTACAAAAGATTCTGAAATCAGCATTGAGATGAAACAGTTGCAGCACTACACTTATGTGCTTACCTTGTTACAATTCGGAAATTCAGTTCCTCTATGAAGCATGTATAAAATACATCAGATAAAATTCAGGCCACATTTTAATACTGACACGTAAACTCCCCAAAGGCACAATGACCAATAAATATCAAATGTTTTCTCATTGTAGGAAATAAGCAAGGAAACATCTACATAGAAACCAACTAGTTTTATGACATGAAACCAACCCAGTTGCTCCATTCCTAATGTAAAAGAtaccaaaagaaaagacaaatccGAATCAAAGTATCAACCAGCCACAGTCTTGTGcgtttgttgttttttaataagcCATGACTTCTGAGTGTCAAACTGGCTTGTGTTTCTGAGCGATATAATGCCCAATTGTTGCATATATAACATTATTAAATGATATTACACAAAGATGATACTTAGTCCACGAGCATTAAATTACCCCACGGTAAACCAGAGCCAGGACAAAAAGATATCTAAGCAGCTATCATGAGGAATTTCAGCAAATCTGCACATtatttccccctctttcctaTTAGCGAtccttttttcttactttatcAAGATTGCAGAACCTGGTGATGGAACTTTTTTATTAAGAGTAAAATCTGGTTAATCTCCTACAGAGTTATGTTTTGTGATGTATTTAGCATTAATCATGTCAAAACATCAGTGGGAAGCTATGTGAGGCAGCTGGAGAATCTGGGAAGCTGACATGAATTGAGCACCAATCTGTTCTTCTGCGTCTTTGAAAAATCTCACCAGTAGTACTTTACCAACAGAGTTAAGATAAAAGAATAACTGCTAGCAACATTTcccttttatcttttatttccctAATTACTTTTCTCCCAAAAGATGATCTGGGCTCAACCGAACATCACACTAAACAAACCCAGACTGCCTGAGTAACTTTTATAGCTCAAAAGCCAGCAATATAATTCAGATTtatgatgctttatttttaaaaaagacacttatcttatttttaatgctacCCGTGTTTAAGAATTAAATAGCTATGGTGTAACCATCAATCAAATATATACATAGCGTAAAGACAATAATTCTTAGCAGCATGCACTACTCCCTTAGTGTTTAGTGTTCCAACTAGGCAAGAATGAACACAACTGCTCAAATTGCGTCAGCACTGTGCTaacatacaaaataattattgaatgctcttcctaaaataaatattctactTTATATAGATTATGCTTGAATGAAAGAGACTTTTGCTTAAaaaagcttccaaaaaaaaaaaaggctgagagtACATATTTCCAGTAGCCTTTATTCTGAAGAGGTTGAGACCAATAATCAAAATGGATGAACAATGTCTTAAAATCTATGAAGTTCctaacaaaaaccccaaaacaacaaagagCAGGATGTGAATCATAAATCACGCGAAGGAAGGCTTAGCTGTCCTGTCCTGTGCCAACCAGTAAAGGGCTCAGGCCTCTTTTTACTAATATTTTCTAGGCATAGTAAAACTCAGACCTCTCTAAGAAACCCAAAGTCAGGGTTGAAGCACAGGGTGGGAGGAACATCTGTGGTTAACAATGGCTTTACACATGGGGAAGGCCCTAAGGCAACACGGGGATTACAAAAATCTCTCCACTTTCCAAGTCAGACATGCCTAAACTGGTATACTGCAGGCAATGGAATGAGAAACTGCACCGTTTCCCAGCTATCAAAAAGTCTCTGCAgtgagtttttattttcctggtattttattcttaaattaataagaagaaacttctggcTGTGGGAGCTTAGAGGTTATCTGGAGACTAAAGTGACACAAAGTGAGAGTTGTACTGGAAATGGAATGACATAGCATTCAGCATAGAACTCCACAAATACAAAAGTACCTTAGAGTCGGCACAATATTTCTGCCCTGCTTTCACACAGCTCTTAGCACAAAGGGGACGCAGTTCAtgcatgcttttcttcttttctctgagaTACAACCTTTTATCTGTGCATCACAGACTGAACAATCGTATCACATTAATTCAAGAATCTATTCTCTACTTCATGAAAATGGCAGACAAAGAACGAACATTAAAAAGAccaacttctttctttcagttcttccttGAAGTTTTGTcttgatttctgtttttcaatgGCAACACAAATGCCATTGCTTCTACTAATGAAGCACGCTACCTAAACTCGAAAACCAGTATAGCTTCATTTCAGAGTTGTTTCACATGCTGCCTCTCAGTCCTAAAATGATAACGACTCTCTCAAATACTCACTTTTGATAGATATTTCTATAGAATTTGGTATAATCTAGAGTAGACTTGGAGCTAGCTTCTAGATTCATAGCAATGGACAAATGAACAGATACGTACCTGCTGTAGACGTTGTTGTAGATTGTGTGGATGATGAAACAGTAAGATTGGATGAGCTGCTATTGCCttcatggaaaaagaaaacaagaaaagaaatagtgttcattttcattttaacataCTGTAAATAAAGTACCCACAACACAACAGTCTCCTCAGGATGTCTATGTTTGCAGGCTACAAGTGGGAATAGAGCAGAGAGTATTCCATTCCAAAGCAGACGGTTTTATCCCTCTGCAAAATGCTTCCCAATCTCAGCGCAGCAAGAACAAGTTTAGATTGCATGGACAGCAATGCCCAAATGGTCTGCATCCGAATTCATCACATCTCTTCTTTTTGCCCTCTGCTACTTCTAGGTCATGCCTTATTCCACTTGCTGTTTCAAGCATACTGTCACTGACTTGCTTGACCTACTTACGCACtatagggctttttttttgatttttgttcCTCTATTTCAGTTCCATTACCCATCCttcaatcttttctttcattttgctgcaTCTGTTACAAACTGGGCTCATACTAGGAAACTACTGAAGTCGTATCAAATAGGGACAGACAAATACTCCATGAAACAGCTTTCTGTGGGATTATGCTGTCTCTACTCAAAAGGAATTCTAAGAATGTACCTGTTTCCAAAGACAAGTTATAAATCATGTTTCAGTCTTAATGGTTTTGTCCTTccattctttctttcacttctacttttccagttcttccctcccccacccccaccaTGTTGCTCCTCAGGGTAGATTCTCAGGCACCCTCCCACTCTCATTTCTGTCCTCATTGGTGCATCCCTCTTCAATGTTTCTTATAGGTTAAGTGTCTCTTCCTCCTGGCAAAGATCTACTAATCTGTTCGGTAATTCCTGTTCCTGAAAGCATCACCACCTATACTCCCCTCTTTGTTCTGAACTGTTGTCTATACCCATTCTGTTTTCCCTGAAGTTACTGATCTTTCAGAGCATCATCCCACATTGCTAGTGCTACGCGACTCGCAGCAGTTCTTTGGCATGGCTGCAAAACAAAGTGCATAACCTCAGAGATAAAAAGAGCAATGCAGCTGCCATTATCTAGAAGtagatgtattttctt comes from the Cuculus canorus isolate bCucCan1 chromosome 1, bCucCan1.pri, whole genome shotgun sequence genome and includes:
- the TMEM123 gene encoding porimin, which translates into the protein MRLLPGAWCVAALLMLAPGSRNEEINSSSSTASFATTPVPKLQGNSSSSNLTVSSSTQSTTTSTAGVSTNTTHLASTGQPTNTTVPVTPTTQPTETNQTTRSTTASSVTSSQFNITVVTTSKISFTSVTATSKSEAVTAKTSRFDLGSFVGGIVLTLGVLVILYIGCKTYHSRRGIQYRTIDEHDAII